A single window of Coffea eugenioides isolate CCC68of chromosome 7, Ceug_1.0, whole genome shotgun sequence DNA harbors:
- the LOC113776695 gene encoding uncharacterized protein LOC113776695, with the protein MSPNWELKHCCNHDQVVFLVTIGVFTVVILALWRTILLTPFKLITVFLHEASHAIACKLTCGQVEGMQVHANEGGVTQTRGGVYWLILPAGYLGSSFWGMALILASTNLLTSRIAAGCFIAALLVVLFIAKNWTLRGLCIGFIIFIGVVWVLQELTKVRILRYVILFIGVMNSLFSVYDIYDDLISRRVHSSDAEKFAELCPCPCNGVGWGVIWGMISFVFLCGAMYLGLVILS; encoded by the exons atGAGTCCGAATTGGGAGCTAAAGCACTGCTGCAATCATGACCAAGTTGTGTTTCTTGTTACCATCGGCGTCTTCACTGTCGTCATTCTTGCC ttaTGGAGGACAATACTTCTCACACCTTTCAAGCTCATTACAGTGTTTCTTCATGAAGCAAGCCATGCAATTGCTTGTAAGCTCACATGTGGTCAG GTTGAGGGcatgcaagttcatgcaaaTGAGGGTGGGGTGACTCAAACACGTGGTGGTGTTTATTGGTTGATCTTGCCGGCAGGAT ATCTCGGTTCATCATTTTGGGGAATGGCTCTTATACTTGCTTCTACAAATCTCCTCACTTCTAGAATTGCTGCTGGATGTTTTATTGCCGCTTTGTTGGTTGTGCTTTTCATTGCTAAAAAT TGGACTCTCCGAGGACTTTGCATTG GATTTATCATTTTCATTGGTGTAGTATGGGTTCTGCAAGAGCTGACTAAAGTTCGCATTCTTCGCTATGTCATTCTCTTCATTG GTGTTATGAACAGTTTGTTTTCAGTATACG ATATATACGATGATTTGATCTCTCGAAGGGTTCATTCAAGTGATGCTGAGAAGTTTGCAGAACTTTGCCCCTGCCCTTGTAATGGTGTTGGATGGGGTGTTATTtg GGGAATGATATCTTTCGTATTTCTTTGTGGAGCCATGTATCTTGGACTGGTCATCCTGTCCTGA
- the LOC113778709 gene encoding elongator complex protein 5 yields the protein MAAEAISRALRDGALEGEHAPALTIKDSIHAPLGAFVFDHILAQLSSNISSSKSQAQGIVLVAFARSPQFYAELLKSKANDAASLKKWLRIVDCYTDPLGWKSQLAESGIVSNRSTQNATTASLCKNVRDLDMLFSSIVELGKEVIRETKGRFAVAIDSVSEILRHASISSAASLLSNLRSHDQVACLFWLFHSDLHEMKASSALEYISSMVACVEPISNTANGKGMNSENLPLIEQNLGRGKFSVRFKRRNGRIRLMSEELHTEQMGINFVPAFEDYVTSQSLVPKVQFNLQLSEKERNDRAKVVLPFEHQGDGKPIQIYDGRRSVSESKTENKETNAEKMHVNEDSGRGEIIYIRDSDDEMPDSDEDPDDDLDI from the exons ATGGCGGCGGAAGCCATCAGCAGAGCTCTCCGCGACGGAGCTCTAGAAGGCGAACACGCGCCGGCCCTCACCATTAAAGACTCCATCCACGCTCCCCTCGGAGCCTTTGTCTTCGATCACATCCTCGCTCAACTCTCTTCCAACATTTCTTCCTCAAAATCACAGGCCCA AGGCATTGTGCTGGTAGCTTTTGCCCGGAGTCCACAGTTCTATGCTGAGTTGTTGAAGAGTAAGGCAAACGACGCCGCTTCTCTAAAAAAATG GCTGAGGATAGTGGATTGTTATACAGATCCTTTAGGTTGGAAAAGCCAGCTTGCAGAGAGTGGAATCGTTAGTAATCGTTCCACACAGAATGCGACTACGGCCAGCTTGTgtaaaaatgtgagggacttGGATATGTTGTTTTCCTCGATAGTCGAATTGGGAAAAG AAGTGATTAGAGAAACAAAAGGACGGTTTGCAGTTGCCATTGACTCG GTAAGTGAGATCTTAAGACATGCTTCCATTTCCTCTGCCGCTTCCCTGTTAAGCAACCTTCGTTCTCATG ACCAAGTTGCTTGTTTGTTTTGGCTATTCCATTCGGACCTTCATGAGATGAAGGCTTCTTCGGCTCTCGAGTATATTTCTTCTATGGTTGCCTGTGTAGAACCAATAAGCAACACAGCCAATGGAAAGGGAATGAACTCTGAGAACCTTCCTCTGATTGAACAGAATCTTGGGAGGGGGAAGTTTTCTGTGCGCTTCAAACGCAGGAATGGACGTATTAGATTGATG AGTGAAGAGCTCCACACTGAGCAAATGGGCATCAACTTTGTGCCTGCTTTCGAAGATTACGTAACTTCTCAAAGCCTTGTACCTAAG GTCCAGTTCAATCTGCAGCTGTcagaaaaggagagaaatgaCAGGGCAAAAGTTGTTCTGCCATTTGAGCACCAGG GTGATGGCAAACCCATTCAAATCTATGATGGCCGGAGATCTGTGAGTGAGAGCAAAACTGAGAATAAAGAGACTAATGCCGAGAAAATGCATGTGAATGAGGATTCTGGTCGTGGCGAGATAATCTATATTCGAGACTCCGATGATGAAATGCCAGATTCTGATGAGGACCCTGATGATGATTTGGATATCTGA